A DNA window from Insulibacter thermoxylanivorax contains the following coding sequences:
- the rpsD gene encoding 30S ribosomal protein S4, with protein MSRYTGPKFKLSRRLGISLSGTGKELKRPFPPGQHGPGQRRKLSEYGLQLQEKQKLRHMYGLSEKQFRNLFDKASKMPGISGENFMILLERRLDNLVYRLGFANTRAGARQLVAHGHVTVNGKKVDIPSYLVSVGEVIGLRERSRNLSTIKESLANNNYVPEYLEYDENTMEGKLTRLPERSELPQEINETLIVEFYSR; from the coding sequence ATGTCGCGTTATACAGGTCCTAAATTCAAACTCAGCCGCCGCCTGGGCATCTCCTTGAGCGGCACGGGCAAAGAGTTAAAGCGCCCATTCCCTCCGGGACAACACGGCCCGGGACAACGCAGAAAATTAAGTGAATATGGTCTTCAATTACAAGAGAAGCAAAAGCTTCGCCATATGTATGGACTCAGCGAGAAGCAATTCCGCAATCTGTTCGATAAGGCGAGCAAGATGCCAGGGATCTCCGGCGAGAACTTCATGATCTTGCTCGAGAGACGTTTGGACAACCTTGTATATCGTCTCGGCTTTGCAAACACTCGCGCCGGCGCCCGTCAATTGGTCGCACACGGCCATGTGACTGTGAACGGTAAGAAAGTCGACATTCCTTCCTATCTTGTGAGTGTCGGCGAAGTCATCGGCCTGCGTGAAAGAAGCCGCAATCTCTCGACGATCAAGGAATCCCTTGCTAACAACAACTACGTACCTGAATATCTTGAATATGATGAGAACACGATGGAAGGAAAGTTGACACGTCTCCCAGAACGTTCCGAACTTCCGCAAGAGATCAATGAAACGTTGATCGTCGAGTTCTACAGCCGTTAA